One region of Culex pipiens pallens isolate TS chromosome 2, TS_CPP_V2, whole genome shotgun sequence genomic DNA includes:
- the LOC120425272 gene encoding uncharacterized protein LOC120425272 isoform X2, protein MNRIGKTLEGLQNSLRTSNRQMARHMQRCSSVRSRLGTIFLRMWSTKQWHLGDRNRYQRMCLQFAEYVREQNRYLQATVDAKLSVESIASCHRQYLNLLTRCSQLLHENMGLRLLAVRDESSGSIRSRLSMQQSVDSNPDGIDSGNDSKILVKKRSSSI, encoded by the exons ATGAATCGAATAGGAAAAACGCTCGAAGGATTACAG AACTCGTTACGAACGTCCAACCGGCAGATGGCTCGTCACATGCAGCGCTGCTCCAGCGTCCGGTCCCGGCTGGGGACGATTTTCCTGCGGATGTGGTCGACCAAGCAGTGGCACCTGGGCGACCGGAACCGGTACCAGCGGATGTGCCTTCAGTTTGCCGAGTACGTGCGGGAACAGAACCGCTACCTGCAGGCAACGGTCGACGCCAAGCTCAGCGTCGAGAGCATTGCCAGCTGCCACCGGCAGTATCTGAACCTGTTGACACGATGCTCACAGTTGCTGCACGAGAATATGGGTCTGCGGTTGCTGGCGGTTCGAGACGAGTCGTCCGGTAGCATTCGGTCGAGGCTATCCATGCAACAG AGCGTTGACTCTAATCCTGACGGAATTGATTCTGGAAATGACTCAAAAATTCTTGTAAAGAAGCGTTCCAGCTCTATTTAG
- the LOC120425272 gene encoding uncharacterized protein LOC120425272 isoform X1, which produces MALDKMSAVDGIKHELQELKESLNQAECENLRLKELLKEMALAKQTLANELWGAQSENAKLTKKLSKQKHIFTVHAKTQSIEMNRIGKTLEGLQNSLRTSNRQMARHMQRCSSVRSRLGTIFLRMWSTKQWHLGDRNRYQRMCLQFAEYVREQNRYLQATVDAKLSVESIASCHRQYLNLLTRCSQLLHENMGLRLLAVRDESSGSIRSRLSMQQSVDSNPDGIDSGNDSKILVKKRSSSI; this is translated from the exons ATGGCTTTGGACAAAATGTCAGCTGTGGACGGTATCAAGCATGAACTTCAAGAATTGAAAGAGAGCTTAAATCAAGCAGAATGCGAAAATCTCAGACTGAAG gaATTACTTAAAGAGATGGCTCTGGCTAAGCAAACTCTCGCAAATGAGTTGTGGGGAGCTCAATCAGAGAATGCGAAACTAACGAAAAAGCTTAGCAAGCAAAA ACATATATTTACAGTTCACGCTAAAACGCAATCCATCGAGATGAATCGAATAGGAAAAACGCTCGAAGGATTACAG AACTCGTTACGAACGTCCAACCGGCAGATGGCTCGTCACATGCAGCGCTGCTCCAGCGTCCGGTCCCGGCTGGGGACGATTTTCCTGCGGATGTGGTCGACCAAGCAGTGGCACCTGGGCGACCGGAACCGGTACCAGCGGATGTGCCTTCAGTTTGCCGAGTACGTGCGGGAACAGAACCGCTACCTGCAGGCAACGGTCGACGCCAAGCTCAGCGTCGAGAGCATTGCCAGCTGCCACCGGCAGTATCTGAACCTGTTGACACGATGCTCACAGTTGCTGCACGAGAATATGGGTCTGCGGTTGCTGGCGGTTCGAGACGAGTCGTCCGGTAGCATTCGGTCGAGGCTATCCATGCAACAG AGCGTTGACTCTAATCCTGACGGAATTGATTCTGGAAATGACTCAAAAATTCTTGTAAAGAAGCGTTCCAGCTCTATTTAG